Proteins found in one Streptomyces sp. NBC_00461 genomic segment:
- a CDS encoding GMC oxidoreductase, which produces MAALQAAAAAGLTRIGLQSAQAAEEAAAVDNAPAIVVGSGYGGAVAALRLGQAGIRTLVLEMGRLWNTPGTDGKVFCSTAAPDQRSMWFRTRTEAPLATFLWLDLVNRDISAYPGVLDRVHFDHMSVYVGRGVGGGSLVNGGMAVTPLRSYFSEQFPTVDAGEMYHTYFPRARSELGVNSVDPTWFESTEWYRFTRTSRKAAANAGLKTTFVPNVYDFGYMEREAAGTATRSALGQEVIYGNNHGKRSLDTTYLASALGTGNVTINTLERVKAISRAGDGSWVLTADRIDNSGAVVETKQYNCTYLFLGGGSVGTTELLVRARDTGALSALDSSVGAGWGTNGNTMLGRANHIWDTTGANQSTMPVMGIDDWANADNPVFAEIAPLPIGFETWVSLYLAITRNRERATFTYDAASDGVKLGWSAAQSAVSVAMAKKLFDRINSANATIYRYDLFGSAGKVFADDFCYHPLGGCVLGKATDDYGRVKGYSKLYVTDGSLVPGSIGVNPFVTITALAERTMARVLVEDTAP; this is translated from the coding sequence ATGGCAGCCCTCCAGGCGGCCGCCGCGGCCGGTCTCACCCGTATCGGCCTCCAGTCGGCGCAGGCCGCCGAGGAAGCGGCCGCCGTCGACAACGCCCCGGCGATCGTGGTCGGTTCGGGCTACGGCGGGGCCGTCGCCGCCCTCCGCCTCGGCCAGGCCGGCATCCGCACCCTCGTCCTCGAGATGGGCCGGCTGTGGAACACCCCCGGCACCGACGGCAAGGTCTTCTGCTCCACCGCCGCCCCCGACCAGCGCTCCATGTGGTTCCGCACCCGCACCGAGGCGCCGCTGGCCACCTTCCTGTGGCTGGACCTCGTCAACAGGGACATCAGCGCGTACCCCGGCGTCCTGGACCGCGTGCACTTCGACCACATGTCCGTGTACGTGGGCCGCGGGGTCGGCGGAGGCTCCCTGGTCAACGGCGGCATGGCGGTCACCCCGCTCCGGTCGTACTTCAGCGAGCAGTTTCCCACCGTGGACGCGGGCGAGATGTACCACACGTACTTCCCGCGCGCCCGTTCCGAGCTGGGTGTCAACAGCGTCGACCCCACCTGGTTCGAGTCGACGGAGTGGTACCGGTTCACCCGGACCTCACGGAAGGCCGCGGCGAACGCCGGCCTGAAGACCACCTTCGTGCCGAACGTCTACGACTTCGGCTACATGGAGCGCGAGGCGGCCGGTACGGCGACCAGGTCCGCGCTCGGGCAGGAGGTCATCTACGGCAACAACCACGGCAAGCGGAGCCTGGACACGACGTACCTGGCGTCGGCGCTCGGCACCGGGAACGTCACCATCAACACCCTGGAGCGGGTGAAGGCCATCAGCCGGGCGGGCGACGGGAGTTGGGTCCTGACCGCCGACCGGATCGACAACTCCGGCGCGGTCGTCGAGACCAAGCAGTACAACTGCACGTATCTCTTCCTGGGCGGCGGCAGCGTCGGCACCACCGAACTCCTCGTCCGGGCCCGGGACACCGGCGCCCTGTCCGCGCTCGACTCCAGCGTCGGCGCCGGCTGGGGCACCAACGGCAACACCATGCTGGGCCGCGCCAACCACATCTGGGACACCACCGGCGCCAACCAGTCGACCATGCCGGTCATGGGCATCGACGACTGGGCCAACGCGGACAACCCGGTCTTCGCCGAGATCGCCCCGCTGCCCATCGGGTTCGAGACCTGGGTCAGCCTCTATCTGGCGATCACCAGGAACCGGGAACGGGCGACGTTCACGTACGACGCCGCGAGCGACGGGGTCAAGCTCGGCTGGAGTGCCGCGCAGAGCGCCGTCTCGGTGGCCATGGCCAAGAAGCTGTTCGACCGGATCAACTCGGCCAACGCCACGATCTACCGCTACGACCTGTTCGGCTCGGCCGGCAAGGTCTTCGCCGACGACTTCTGCTACCACCCGCTCGGCGGCTGCGTACTGGGGAAGGCGACCGACGACTACGGCCGGGTGAAGGGCTATTCGAAGCTGTACGTCACCGACGGCTCGCTGGTGCCCGGCTCGATCGGCGTGAACCCGTTCGTGACGATCACCGCGCTCGCGGAACGCACGATGGCGCGGGTCCTCGTGGAGGACACCGCGCCATGA
- a CDS encoding glycosyltransferase family 4 protein, whose product MHKTLIVTNDFPPRPGGIQAFLHNMALRLDPERVVVYASTWKRGREGVEATAAFDAEQPFAVVRDRTTMLLPTPGVTRRAVGLLREHGCTSVWFGAAAPLGLMAPALRKAGAERLVATTHGHEAGWAQLPAARQLLRRIGESTDTITYLGEYTRSRIAAALTPDAAGRMAQLPPGVDEKTFHPASGGDAVRARLGLTDRPVVVCVSRLVPRKGQDTLILAMPRVLAAEPEAVLLIVGGGPYEKDLRKLAQETGVAGSVRFTGAVPWSELPAHYGAGDVFAMPCRTRRGGLDVEGLGIVYLEASATGLPVVAGDSGGAPDAVLDGETGWVVRGGSPEEAADRIVVLLGDAELRRRMGERGREWVEEKWRWDLLAEKLKALL is encoded by the coding sequence ATGCACAAGACCCTCATTGTGACGAACGACTTCCCGCCCCGCCCGGGCGGCATCCAGGCGTTCCTGCACAACATGGCACTGCGCCTGGACCCCGAGCGCGTCGTCGTCTACGCCTCCACCTGGAAGCGCGGCCGGGAGGGCGTCGAGGCGACGGCCGCCTTCGACGCCGAGCAGCCCTTCGCCGTCGTACGCGACCGTACGACGATGCTGCTGCCCACGCCGGGCGTGACCCGGCGGGCCGTGGGCCTGCTGCGGGAGCACGGGTGCACGTCGGTGTGGTTCGGGGCGGCGGCGCCGCTCGGGCTGATGGCGCCGGCGCTCAGGAAGGCGGGCGCCGAGCGGCTGGTGGCCACGACCCACGGCCACGAGGCGGGCTGGGCGCAGCTGCCGGCCGCGCGGCAGCTGCTGCGCCGGATCGGGGAGTCGACGGACACGATCACCTACCTCGGCGAGTACACGCGCTCGCGGATCGCCGCCGCTCTGACCCCGGACGCGGCCGGCCGGATGGCGCAACTGCCGCCGGGCGTCGACGAGAAGACCTTCCATCCGGCCTCGGGCGGCGACGCGGTCCGGGCACGGCTGGGGCTGACGGACCGGCCGGTGGTCGTGTGCGTGTCCCGGCTGGTGCCGCGCAAGGGCCAGGACACCCTCATCCTCGCCATGCCCCGCGTCCTGGCCGCCGAGCCGGAAGCGGTGCTGCTGATCGTCGGCGGCGGCCCCTACGAGAAGGACCTGCGCAAGCTGGCCCAGGAGACCGGGGTCGCCGGTTCCGTGCGCTTCACGGGTGCGGTGCCCTGGTCGGAGCTGCCCGCGCACTACGGCGCCGGCGACGTCTTCGCCATGCCGTGCCGGACGCGGCGGGGAGGCCTCGACGTCGAGGGTCTCGGCATCGTCTACCTGGAGGCCTCGGCGACAGGGCTGCCGGTCGTGGCGGGCGACTCGGGCGGCGCTCCCGACGCCGTGCTGGACGGCGAGACGGGCTGGGTGGTGCGGGGCGGTTCCCCCGAGGAGGCCGCCGACCGCATCGTCGTCCTGCTCGGCGACGCGGAGCTACGGCGACGCATGGGCGAGCGGGGCCGGGAGTGGGTCGAGGAGAAGTGGCGGTGGGATCTACTCGCCGAGAAGCTGAAGGCGCTCCTTTAG
- a CDS encoding glycosyltransferase family 87 protein encodes MDIAGTRRSLAGLLGAWGLTRLVLLLFVFKVFVFPGPDVTTDVSVIYQGWYETLRHGTFPLDDVTWQYPPAAALAILSPALLGFLAYTKAFFVLAFLADLVVLSLLVYAGLRPGKTLRGAWVWVVGVPLLGPTVYARYDVMVTAVAVAGLLAGARHPRVMGVLVGFGAMLKVWPALLLLGARKRGAWAWAAVTAAALAVAFAVSMPGAFAFVTFQRNRGTEVESLGSLVIHVARQFGWNGQVLLNYGSIEFLGPWVTVISSAALFLTGVAFGWLLLWRLMATRFLPNTLADAAFTAVLMFTVTSRVISPQYMVWLVGTAAVCLCFRSSRMGLPVGLVLAAAFVTVLEFPVWFQHVVASDTLGVTLLVVRNGLLVVAALLAAVELWQSTVSREPVPSLPAQATRTRETSTSS; translated from the coding sequence GTGGACATTGCGGGTACGAGGCGGTCCCTGGCGGGGCTGCTGGGGGCCTGGGGCCTGACCAGGCTGGTCCTGCTGCTGTTCGTGTTCAAGGTGTTCGTCTTCCCGGGCCCGGACGTGACGACCGACGTGTCCGTGATCTACCAGGGCTGGTACGAGACCCTGCGGCACGGCACCTTCCCGCTGGACGACGTCACCTGGCAGTACCCGCCCGCGGCCGCCCTGGCGATCCTCTCGCCCGCGCTGCTGGGCTTCCTGGCGTACACGAAGGCCTTCTTCGTCCTCGCCTTCCTCGCGGACCTTGTCGTCCTGTCACTGCTCGTGTACGCGGGCCTGCGCCCCGGCAAGACGCTGCGCGGAGCCTGGGTGTGGGTGGTGGGCGTACCGCTGCTCGGACCGACCGTGTACGCACGCTACGACGTGATGGTCACGGCCGTGGCCGTGGCGGGGCTCCTGGCGGGCGCCCGGCATCCCCGCGTGATGGGCGTCCTCGTCGGCTTCGGGGCGATGTTGAAGGTGTGGCCGGCGCTGCTGCTGCTCGGCGCCCGCAAGCGCGGTGCGTGGGCCTGGGCGGCGGTGACCGCGGCCGCGCTGGCGGTGGCGTTCGCGGTGAGCATGCCCGGTGCCTTCGCCTTCGTGACCTTCCAGCGCAACCGCGGCACCGAGGTGGAGTCGCTGGGCTCCCTGGTCATCCACGTCGCCCGGCAGTTCGGCTGGAACGGCCAGGTGCTGCTGAACTACGGCTCGATCGAGTTCCTCGGCCCCTGGGTGACCGTCATCAGCTCGGCCGCCCTGTTCCTCACCGGCGTGGCCTTCGGCTGGCTGCTGCTGTGGCGGCTGATGGCGACGCGGTTCCTGCCGAACACGCTCGCCGACGCGGCCTTCACGGCGGTGCTGATGTTCACGGTCACCAGCCGGGTGATCAGCCCGCAGTACATGGTGTGGCTGGTCGGCACGGCGGCCGTCTGCCTGTGCTTCCGCAGCAGCCGGATGGGGCTGCCCGTGGGCCTGGTCCTCGCGGCCGCCTTCGTGACGGTGCTGGAGTTCCCCGTCTGGTTCCAACACGTGGTCGCGAGCGACACCCTCGGCGTCACCCTCCTGGTCGTCCGAAACGGCCTGCTGGTCGTCGCCGCCCTGCTCGCCGCCGTGGAGCTGTGGCAGTCGACGGTCTCCCGCGAGCCGGTACCGTCCCTGCCCGCCCAGGCGACCCGCACGAGGGAGACGTCGACCTCGTCCTGA
- a CDS encoding PadR family transcriptional regulator yields MLELSILGFLAEQPLHGYELKERIKGLSGHVRPVSDGALYPALTRLVEAGKLDQRTEPGTSAAPRRMLSLTDKGREDLLQRLRHPKQAEITDQVRFNTVLAFLRQLPDRREQAEVLRRRLEFLETPTSFFYDSGRPVRAEETDDLFRQGMLRVARATGEAERAWLREAISLLDQPS; encoded by the coding sequence GTGCTCGAGCTCTCGATCCTCGGCTTCCTGGCCGAACAACCGCTGCACGGCTACGAGTTGAAGGAGCGCATCAAGGGCCTGAGCGGCCACGTCCGCCCGGTCAGCGACGGCGCCCTCTACCCGGCCCTCACCCGTCTCGTCGAGGCGGGCAAGCTCGACCAGAGAACCGAGCCGGGCACGAGTGCGGCGCCGCGGCGCATGCTCTCCCTCACCGACAAGGGCCGCGAGGACCTGCTCCAGCGCCTGCGCCACCCCAAACAGGCGGAGATCACGGACCAGGTCCGCTTCAACACGGTCCTGGCGTTCCTACGGCAGCTGCCGGACCGCCGCGAGCAGGCCGAAGTGCTGCGTCGCCGGCTGGAGTTCCTGGAGACGCCGACGAGCTTCTTCTACGACAGCGGAAGGCCCGTGCGCGCGGAGGAGACGGACGACCTGTTCCGGCAGGGCATGCTGCGGGTCGCGCGGGCCACCGGCGAGGCCGAGCGGGCATGGCTGAGGGAGGCCATCTCGCTGCTGGATCAGCCGAGTTGA
- a CDS encoding C40 family peptidase, translated as MGSHRRLAPTSGFNRGAGAALCVLSAAASALGAVPATAAPHDTTRAEVDRLYEDAEKATEAYNKADETADTLRRQVNDAQDRIARQQQRINTMRESLGSLAGAQYRSGGLAPALALLFSDDPADYLDKASVLDRITAHEAGELRDLQSAMRELAQERVEAVGKLAELTRNRKAVAAHKETVEKKLAKARRLLNSLPYGERAAYDRASRGDRGDIPGLGGALPASARAAAAIAAARSALGTPYIWGATGPSGFDCSGLMQWSYARAGVQLPRTSQEQRYAGRQIPLSQARPGDLVTYRSDASHVAMYMGNGQVIHAPYPGAPVRYDPVNMLPVSSVTRV; from the coding sequence GTGGGGTCTCATCGCCGTCTTGCACCGACGTCCGGGTTCAACCGGGGGGCCGGGGCCGCCCTGTGTGTGCTGTCCGCCGCGGCCTCCGCCCTCGGCGCCGTGCCGGCGACCGCCGCTCCGCACGACACGACCAGGGCCGAGGTGGACCGCCTCTACGAGGATGCCGAGAAGGCGACCGAGGCCTACAACAAGGCCGACGAGACCGCCGACACGCTGCGCAGGCAGGTTAACGACGCGCAGGACCGCATCGCCCGGCAGCAGCAGCGCATCAACACCATGCGGGAGTCGCTCGGTTCGCTGGCCGGCGCCCAGTACCGCTCCGGCGGCCTCGCCCCGGCCCTCGCCCTGCTGTTCTCCGACGACCCGGCCGACTACCTCGACAAGGCCTCCGTCCTCGACCGCATCACCGCCCATGAGGCAGGTGAACTCAGGGACCTGCAGTCCGCGATGCGCGAACTCGCCCAGGAGCGCGTCGAGGCGGTCGGCAAGCTCGCCGAGCTGACCAGGAACCGCAAGGCCGTCGCCGCCCACAAGGAGACCGTCGAGAAGAAGCTCGCCAAGGCACGCCGGCTGCTCAACTCCCTTCCGTACGGGGAACGCGCCGCCTACGACCGTGCCTCCCGCGGCGACCGCGGGGACATCCCCGGCCTCGGCGGCGCCCTCCCGGCCTCGGCCCGCGCGGCCGCCGCGATCGCCGCCGCCCGCTCCGCGCTCGGGACGCCGTACATCTGGGGCGCCACCGGCCCCTCCGGCTTCGACTGTTCGGGCCTGATGCAGTGGTCGTACGCGCGCGCCGGCGTCCAGCTGCCGCGCACCTCGCAGGAGCAGCGGTACGCCGGCCGGCAGATCCCGCTCTCCCAGGCGCGCCCCGGCGACCTGGTCACCTACCGGTCCGACGCCAGCCATGTCGCGATGTACATGGGCAACGGCCAGGTGATCCATGCGCCCTATCCCGGCGCGCCCGTGCGCTACGACCCGGTGAACATGTTGCCGGTGTCCTCGGTCACGAGGGTCTGA
- a CDS encoding C40 family peptidase: MASHRRPKQPSRTRVTVLTTAAAAAVAFSAQAANAAPSEKPSKDEVKAKVDALYEQAEQATEKLNGAKEKQEKLQKEISTIQDNVARGQDDLNELRDSIGLAAAAQYRTGSIDSSLQLFLSSNPDDYLDKASTADQLSAQQVEALKKIQEKQRELAQERSEASDKLKDLASTRTELAKKKKQVQGKLAEAQKLLNTLTASERAALAAADSRASRSSAERVDLGDAPAASGRAAAAFSAAQSQLGKPYVYGATGTASYDCSGLTSWAYAQAGVSIPRTSQAQANAGTRIYSESQLKVGDLVIFYGDQHHVGLYAGNGQVIHAPRTGTVVRYESIGNMPFQFGVRI; encoded by the coding sequence GTGGCGTCCCACCGTCGACCCAAGCAGCCGAGCCGCACTCGCGTGACCGTGCTCACCACCGCAGCTGCTGCCGCCGTTGCTTTCAGCGCCCAGGCCGCCAACGCCGCGCCGAGTGAGAAGCCCTCCAAGGACGAGGTCAAGGCGAAGGTCGACGCTCTCTACGAGCAGGCCGAGCAGGCCACCGAGAAGCTCAACGGCGCCAAGGAGAAGCAGGAGAAGCTCCAGAAGGAGATCTCCACCATCCAGGACAACGTGGCCCGCGGCCAGGACGACCTCAACGAGCTGCGCGACTCGATAGGGCTGGCAGCGGCCGCCCAGTACCGCACGGGCAGCATCGACTCCTCGCTCCAGCTCTTCCTGTCGTCGAACCCGGACGACTACCTGGACAAGGCCTCCACCGCCGACCAGCTCAGCGCCCAGCAGGTCGAGGCGCTGAAGAAGATCCAGGAGAAGCAGCGCGAACTCGCGCAGGAGCGCTCCGAGGCCTCCGACAAGCTCAAGGACCTCGCCTCCACCCGCACCGAGCTGGCCAAGAAGAAGAAGCAGGTCCAGGGCAAGCTCGCCGAGGCGCAGAAGCTGCTCAACACCCTGACGGCCTCGGAGCGGGCGGCGCTCGCCGCCGCGGACAGCCGCGCCAGCCGCTCCTCCGCGGAGCGTGTGGACCTCGGCGACGCGCCCGCCGCCTCCGGCCGCGCGGCCGCCGCCTTCTCGGCCGCCCAGAGCCAGCTCGGCAAGCCGTACGTCTACGGCGCCACCGGCACCGCCTCCTACGACTGCTCGGGCCTCACCTCCTGGGCCTACGCCCAGGCCGGTGTCTCCATCCCGCGCACCTCGCAGGCCCAGGCCAACGCGGGCACGCGGATCTACAGCGAGAGCCAGCTCAAGGTCGGCGACCTCGTCATCTTCTACGGCGACCAGCACCACGTCGGTCTCTACGCGGGCAACGGCCAGGTGATCCACGCCCCGCGTACCGGCACCGTCGTGCGCTACGAGTCGATCGGCAACATGCCGTTCCAGTTCGGCGTCCGGATCTGA
- a CDS encoding NYN domain-containing protein translates to MAETTGGGPGDGTAEVLDRPLPDGVRRRVVQIVSDGFGGLTVGELPAQLRQYARFAPNRRAKFAGNAMAAALETDPLFRQRIGEKLREAQPEITGALDSGSPPPAADPLDVAAAAYVLRPTGWVKLVTAAGEEAQRADAERADEESRAELERLREELDRAREQTRADTERLRAELEATKKEADSLHRKLRAAHSDVKRREAALRKTQGEMEAARAEGQAQLSAAESETRRLKSRLGEAEAALEATRKAAREGRSVEDMRVRLLLDTVLDAAQGLRRELALPPVSVRPAETVDAVEPGRMTPKDIAARALSENDPAILDQLLALPQAHLVVDGYNVTKTGYPQMPLEKQRLRLLGQLSQLAAQSGAEVTCVFDGAELAAPVLLAPPRGVRVLFSKPGVTADELIRQLVRAEPPGRPVIVASTDREVADGVARAGARPVASAMLLKRLT, encoded by the coding sequence ATGGCGGAGACCACAGGCGGGGGGCCGGGCGACGGCACCGCCGAGGTGCTTGACCGTCCGCTGCCCGACGGAGTGCGCCGCAGGGTCGTCCAGATCGTCTCGGACGGGTTCGGCGGGCTGACCGTCGGCGAACTGCCCGCACAGCTCAGGCAGTACGCCCGCTTCGCGCCGAACCGGCGGGCCAAGTTCGCCGGCAACGCGATGGCGGCCGCACTGGAGACCGATCCGCTGTTCCGGCAGCGCATCGGGGAGAAGCTGAGAGAGGCCCAGCCGGAAATCACCGGCGCTCTCGACTCCGGCTCGCCGCCCCCGGCCGCGGATCCGCTCGATGTGGCGGCCGCGGCCTATGTTCTGCGGCCCACCGGTTGGGTCAAGCTCGTCACCGCGGCCGGCGAGGAGGCCCAGCGGGCCGATGCCGAGCGCGCCGACGAGGAGAGCCGGGCCGAGCTGGAGCGGCTGCGCGAGGAGCTCGACCGCGCCCGGGAGCAGACCCGGGCCGACACCGAGCGGCTGCGGGCCGAGCTGGAGGCCACCAAGAAGGAGGCCGACTCGCTGCACCGGAAGCTGCGTGCCGCCCACAGCGACGTCAAGCGGCGCGAGGCCGCCCTGCGCAAGACACAGGGCGAGATGGAGGCCGCACGCGCCGAGGGGCAGGCACAGCTGTCCGCCGCCGAGAGCGAGACCCGGCGCCTGAAGTCGCGGCTCGGGGAGGCGGAGGCGGCCCTGGAGGCCACGCGCAAAGCAGCGCGCGAGGGGCGCAGCGTCGAGGACATGCGCGTACGACTGCTTCTGGACACCGTGCTGGACGCGGCCCAGGGGCTGCGCCGGGAGCTGGCGTTGCCACCCGTGTCCGTCCGGCCGGCCGAGACCGTCGATGCGGTCGAACCGGGACGAATGACACCGAAGGACATCGCCGCGCGGGCACTGTCCGAAAACGACCCCGCGATCCTGGACCAGCTGCTCGCGCTGCCGCAGGCGCACCTGGTCGTCGACGGCTACAACGTCACCAAGACCGGCTATCCCCAAATGCCCCTGGAAAAGCAGCGGTTGAGGCTCCTGGGGCAGCTCTCGCAGCTCGCCGCGCAGAGCGGCGCCGAGGTCACCTGCGTCTTCGACGGGGCCGAGCTGGCCGCTCCCGTGCTGCTCGCGCCGCCGCGCGGGGTCCGGGTGCTGTTCTCCAAACCCGGCGTGACCGCCGACGAGTTGATCCGCCAGCTGGTGCGCGCCGAGCCGCCCGGCCGGCCCGTCATCGTGGCTTCCACCGACCGCGAGGTGGCCGACGGAGTGGCTCGTGCGGGGGCGCGTCCGGTCGCCTCGGCGATGCTCCTGAAGCGGCTGACCTGA